From Mus musculus strain C57BL/6J chromosome 17, GRCm38.p6 C57BL/6J, the proteins below share one genomic window:
- the Treml1 gene encoding trem-like transcript 1 protein isoform 3 precursor (isoform 3 precursor is encoded by transcript variant 3), with protein sequence MDCYLLLLLLLLGLAGQGSADSHPEVLQAPVGSSILVQCHYRLQDVRALKVWCQFLQEGCHPLVTSAVDRRAPGNGRIFLTDLGGGLLQVEMVTLQEEDTGEYGCVVEGAAGPQTLHRVSLLVLPPVPGPREGEEAEDEKETYRIGTGSLLEDPSLDPSASAGPHEFRRRENSIPLIWGAVLLLALVVVAVVIFAVMARKKGNRLVVCGPSQSTGVPGMDPPSAAHRSSDSGLPSDIPHVRLDSPPSFDSIYTGSSLDPPSSEPPAPPSQPPLPPKVLMSSKSVTYATVVFPGGDKGKIASCEPVQDPPNSQTPPSK encoded by the exons ATGGACTgctacctgctgctgctgctgctgctcctgggaCTAGCAG GCCAAGGCTCAGCTGACAGTCATCCCGAGGTGCTACAGGCACCGGTGGGGTCATCCATTCTAGTGCAGTGCCACTACCGGCTCCAGGATGTGAGGGCTCTCAAGGTGTGGTGCCAGTTCTTGCAGGAAGGCTGCCACCCACTAGTGACCTCAGCGGTGGACCGAAGAGCTCCGGGAAACGGGCGCATATTCCTCACTGACCTGGGTGGGGGGCTCCTGCAGGTGGAAATGGTGACCCTGCAGGAGGAGGACACAGGGGAGTATGGTTGTGTGGTGGAGGGAGCGGCAGGACCCCAGACCCTGCATAGGGTCTCCCTGTTGGTTCTTCCACCAG TCCCTGGCccaagagagggggaggaagcagaggacGAGAAAGAAACCTATAGAATCGGAACCGGAAGTCTGCTCGAGGACCCCTCCTTGGACCCTTCCGCGAGTGCTGGTCCTCACGAGTTCAGACGGCGTGAGAACAG TATCCCCCTGATCTGGGGTGCTGTGCTCCTGTTGgccctggtggtggtggctgtggtgATATTTGCTGTGATGGCCAGAAAGAAAG GGAACAGGCTTGTTGTCTGTGGCCCGTCCCAGAGCACTGGAGTTCCAGGAATG GACCCTCCCTCAGCAGCCCACCGTAGCAGTGACTCGGGACTACCCTCGGACATTCCACATGTGAGGCTCGACTCACCGCCTTCCTTTGACTCTATCTACACAGGCTCCTCTCTTGATCCACCATCAAGCGAACCCCCAGCTCCACCCTCACAGccccctctgcctcctaaggtCCTGATGTCCTCCAAGTCTGTGACATATGCCACAGTTGTCTTCCCAGGAGGGGACAAAGGTAAAATAGCCTCCTGTGAGCCAGTTCAGGACCCACCAAACAGTCAAACTCCACCCAGTAAATAA
- the Treml1 gene encoding trem-like transcript 1 protein isoform 1 precursor (isoform 1 precursor is encoded by transcript variant 1): MDCYLLLLLLLLGLAGQGSADSHPEVLQAPVGSSILVQCHYRLQDVRALKVWCQFLQEGCHPLVTSAVDRRAPGNGRIFLTDLGGGLLQVEMVTLQEEDTGEYGCVVEGAAGPQTLHRVSLLVLPPVPGPREGEEAEDEKETYRIGTGSLLEDPSLDPSASAGPHEFRRRENRCQKQCIPLIWGAVLLLALVVVAVVIFAVMARKKGNRLVVCGPSQSTGVPGMDPPSAAHRSSDSGLPSDIPHVRLDSPPSFDSIYTGSSLDPPSSEPPAPPSQPPLPPKVLMSSKSVTYATVVFPGGDKGKIASCEPVQDPPNSQTPPSK, from the exons ATGGACTgctacctgctgctgctgctgctgctcctgggaCTAGCAG GCCAAGGCTCAGCTGACAGTCATCCCGAGGTGCTACAGGCACCGGTGGGGTCATCCATTCTAGTGCAGTGCCACTACCGGCTCCAGGATGTGAGGGCTCTCAAGGTGTGGTGCCAGTTCTTGCAGGAAGGCTGCCACCCACTAGTGACCTCAGCGGTGGACCGAAGAGCTCCGGGAAACGGGCGCATATTCCTCACTGACCTGGGTGGGGGGCTCCTGCAGGTGGAAATGGTGACCCTGCAGGAGGAGGACACAGGGGAGTATGGTTGTGTGGTGGAGGGAGCGGCAGGACCCCAGACCCTGCATAGGGTCTCCCTGTTGGTTCTTCCACCAG TCCCTGGCccaagagagggggaggaagcagaggacGAGAAAGAAACCTATAGAATCGGAACCGGAAGTCTGCTCGAGGACCCCTCCTTGGACCCTTCCGCGAGTGCTGGTCCTCACGAGTTCAGACGGCGTGAGAACAGGTGTCAGAAGCAGTG TATCCCCCTGATCTGGGGTGCTGTGCTCCTGTTGgccctggtggtggtggctgtggtgATATTTGCTGTGATGGCCAGAAAGAAAG GGAACAGGCTTGTTGTCTGTGGCCCGTCCCAGAGCACTGGAGTTCCAGGAATG GACCCTCCCTCAGCAGCCCACCGTAGCAGTGACTCGGGACTACCCTCGGACATTCCACATGTGAGGCTCGACTCACCGCCTTCCTTTGACTCTATCTACACAGGCTCCTCTCTTGATCCACCATCAAGCGAACCCCCAGCTCCACCCTCACAGccccctctgcctcctaaggtCCTGATGTCCTCCAAGTCTGTGACATATGCCACAGTTGTCTTCCCAGGAGGGGACAAAGGTAAAATAGCCTCCTGTGAGCCAGTTCAGGACCCACCAAACAGTCAAACTCCACCCAGTAAATAA
- the Treml1 gene encoding trem-like transcript 1 protein isoform 2 precursor (isoform 2 precursor is encoded by transcript variant 2) — translation MDCYLLLLLLLLGLAGQGSADSHPEVLQAPVGSSILVQCHYRLQDVRALKVWCQFLQEGCHPLVTSAVDRRAPGNGRIFLTDLGGGLLQVEMVTLQEEDTGEYGCVVEGAAGPQTLHRVSLLVLPPVPGPREGEEAEDEKETYRIGTGSLLEDPSLDPSASAGPHEFRRRENSIPLIWGAVLLLALVVVAVVIFAVMARKKGNRLVVCGPSQSTGVPGMAPLLIHHQANPQLHPHSPLCLLRS, via the exons ATGGACTgctacctgctgctgctgctgctgctcctgggaCTAGCAG GCCAAGGCTCAGCTGACAGTCATCCCGAGGTGCTACAGGCACCGGTGGGGTCATCCATTCTAGTGCAGTGCCACTACCGGCTCCAGGATGTGAGGGCTCTCAAGGTGTGGTGCCAGTTCTTGCAGGAAGGCTGCCACCCACTAGTGACCTCAGCGGTGGACCGAAGAGCTCCGGGAAACGGGCGCATATTCCTCACTGACCTGGGTGGGGGGCTCCTGCAGGTGGAAATGGTGACCCTGCAGGAGGAGGACACAGGGGAGTATGGTTGTGTGGTGGAGGGAGCGGCAGGACCCCAGACCCTGCATAGGGTCTCCCTGTTGGTTCTTCCACCAG TCCCTGGCccaagagagggggaggaagcagaggacGAGAAAGAAACCTATAGAATCGGAACCGGAAGTCTGCTCGAGGACCCCTCCTTGGACCCTTCCGCGAGTGCTGGTCCTCACGAGTTCAGACGGCGTGAGAACAG TATCCCCCTGATCTGGGGTGCTGTGCTCCTGTTGgccctggtggtggtggctgtggtgATATTTGCTGTGATGGCCAGAAAGAAAG GGAACAGGCTTGTTGTCTGTGGCCCGTCCCAGAGCACTGGAGTTCCAGGAATG GCTCCTCTCTTGATCCACCATCAAGCGAACCCCCAGCTCCACCCTCACAGccccctctgcctcctaaggtCCTGA
- the Trem2 gene encoding triggering receptor expressed on myeloid cells 2 isoform 1 precursor (isoform 1 precursor is encoded by transcript variant 1), whose amino-acid sequence MGPLHQFLLLLITALSQALNTTVLQGMAGQSLRVSCTYDALKHWGRRKAWCRQLGEEGPCQRVVSTHGVWLLAFLKKRNGSTVIADDTLAGTVTITLKNLQAGDAGLYQCQSLRGREAEVLQKVLVEVLEDPLDDQDAGDLWVPEESSSFEGAQVEHSTSRNQETSFPPTSILLLLACVLLSKFLAASILWAVARGRQKPGTPVVRGLDCGQDAGHQLQILTGPGGT is encoded by the exons ATGGGACCTCTCCACCAGTTTCTCCTGCTGCTGATCACAG CCCTGTCCCAAGCCCTCAACACCACGGTGCTGCAGGGCATGGCCGGCCAGTCCTTGAGGGTGTCATGTACTTATGACGCCTTGAAGCACTGGGGGAGACGCAAGGCCTGGTGTCGGCAGCTGGGTGAGGAGGGCCCATGCCAGCGTGTGGTGAGCACACACGGTGTGTGGCTGCTGGCCTTCCTGAAGAAGCGGAATGGGAGCACAGTCATCGCAGATGACACCCTTGCTGGAACCGTCACCATCACTCTGAAGAACCTCCAAGCCGGTGACGCGGGCCTCTACCAGTGTCAGAGTCTCCGAGGCCGAGAGGCTGAGGTCCTGCAGAAAGTACTGGTGGAGGTGCTGGAGg ACCCTCTAGATGACCAAGATGCTGGAGATCTCTGGGTCCCCGAGGAGTCATCGAGTTTCGAGGGTGCCcaagtggaacacagcacctccAG GAATCAAGAGACCTCCTTCCCACCCACCTCCATTCTTCTCCTCCTGGCCTGCGTTCTCCTGAGCAAGTTTCTTGCAGCCAGCATCCTCTGGGCTGTGGCCAGGGGCAGGCAGAAGCCGGGAACACCTGTGGTCAGAGGGCTGGACTGTGGCCAAGATGCTGGGCACCAACTTCAGATCCTCACTG GACCCGGAGGTACGTGA
- the Trem2 gene encoding triggering receptor expressed on myeloid cells 2 isoform 2 precursor (isoform 2 precursor is encoded by transcript variant 2) — MGPLHQFLLLLITALSQALNTTVLQGMAGQSLRVSCTYDALKHWGRRKAWCRQLGEEGPCQRVVSTHGVWLLAFLKKRNGSTVIADDTLAGTVTITLKNLQAGDAGLYQCQSLRGREAEVLQKVLVEVLEDPLDDQDAGDLWVPEESSSFEGAQVEHSTSRQVSSCGSPLAYHLPPLSKESRDLLPTHLHSSPPGLRSPEQVSCSQHPLGCGQGQAEAGNTCGQRAGLWPRCWAPTSDPHWTRRYVREF; from the exons ATGGGACCTCTCCACCAGTTTCTCCTGCTGCTGATCACAG CCCTGTCCCAAGCCCTCAACACCACGGTGCTGCAGGGCATGGCCGGCCAGTCCTTGAGGGTGTCATGTACTTATGACGCCTTGAAGCACTGGGGGAGACGCAAGGCCTGGTGTCGGCAGCTGGGTGAGGAGGGCCCATGCCAGCGTGTGGTGAGCACACACGGTGTGTGGCTGCTGGCCTTCCTGAAGAAGCGGAATGGGAGCACAGTCATCGCAGATGACACCCTTGCTGGAACCGTCACCATCACTCTGAAGAACCTCCAAGCCGGTGACGCGGGCCTCTACCAGTGTCAGAGTCTCCGAGGCCGAGAGGCTGAGGTCCTGCAGAAAGTACTGGTGGAGGTGCTGGAGg ACCCTCTAGATGACCAAGATGCTGGAGATCTCTGGGTCCCCGAGGAGTCATCGAGTTTCGAGGGTGCCcaagtggaacacagcacctccAG GCAGGTTTCATCCTGTGGGTCACCTCTAGCCTAccaccttcctcctctttccaagGAATCAAGAGACCTCCTTCCCACCCACCTCCATTCTTCTCCTCCTGGCCTGCGTTCTCCTGAGCAAGTTTCTTGCAGCCAGCATCCTCTGGGCTGTGGCCAGGGGCAGGCAGAAGCCGGGAACACCTGTGGTCAGAGGGCTGGACTGTGGCCAAGATGCTGGGCACCAACTTCAGATCCTCACTG GACCCGGAGGTACGTGAGAGAATTCTGA